One genomic window of Dysgonomonas mossii includes the following:
- the rpsD gene encoding 30S ribosomal protein S4, translated as MARYTGPKSKIARKFGEPIFGPDKVLSKKNYPPGQHGNGRKKKSSEYGIQLREKQKAKYTYGVLERQFRNMFDRALASRGITGEVLLQMLESRLDNVVFRLGIAPTRAAARQLVSHRHIVVDGSVVNIPSYSLKPGQLVGVREKSKSLEVVGEALSGFNHSKYPWIEWDQATMTGKFLHLPERADIPENIKEQLIVELYSKN; from the coding sequence ATGGCAAGATATACTGGACCAAAATCAAAAATCGCCCGTAAATTCGGAGAGCCAATATTCGGACCTGATAAAGTTCTCTCAAAAAAGAACTATCCTCCGGGACAACATGGTAACGGAAGAAAAAAGAAATCGTCCGAGTACGGTATTCAATTACGTGAAAAGCAAAAAGCAAAATATACATACGGAGTACTTGAAAGACAGTTCCGTAATATGTTTGACAGAGCTCTTGCTTCACGTGGAATCACAGGGGAAGTATTACTTCAGATGTTAGAATCAAGATTAGATAATGTTGTATTCCGTCTAGGAATAGCTCCGACAAGAGCAGCAGCACGTCAGCTTGTTTCTCACCGTCATATTGTAGTAGACGGATCTGTGGTAAATATTCCTTCATATTCACTAAAACCAGGCCAATTGGTAGGTGTTCGCGAAAAATCAAAATCACTTGAAGTAGTAGGCGAAGCACTATCTGGTTTTAACCATAGCAAATACCCTTGGATCGAGTGGGATCAAGCTACGATGACAGGAAAATTCTTACATCTTCCTGAAAGAGCGGATATCCCTGAAAACATTAAAGAACAGTTGATCGTAGAGTTGTATTCTAAAAATTAA
- the rpsK gene encoding 30S ribosomal protein S11, whose product MAKKTVAAKKRNVKVDAIGQAHVHSSFNNIIISLTNNDGQVISWSSAGKMGFRSSKKNTPYAAQMAAQDCAKVAFDLGLRKVKVYVKGPGNGRESAIRTIHAAGIEVTEIVDVTPLPHNGCRPPKHRRV is encoded by the coding sequence ATGGCAAAAAAAACAGTCGCAGCGAAAAAGAGAAATGTTAAGGTGGATGCAATTGGCCAGGCTCATGTGCATTCTTCTTTCAACAATATCATTATATCGCTTACAAACAATGATGGGCAGGTTATCAGCTGGTCATCGGCAGGGAAGATGGGTTTCAGAAGCTCAAAAAAGAACACTCCTTACGCAGCTCAGATGGCAGCACAGGATTGTGCTAAAGTAGCATTTGACCTTGGACTAAGAAAGGTGAAAGTATACGTAAAAGGACCGGGCAACGGACGTGAGTCTGCTATCCGTACTATCCATGCAGCAGGAATCGAAGTAACAGAAATCGTTGACGTTACTCCACTTCCTCACAACGGATGTCGTCCTCCAAAACACAGAAGAGTTTAA
- the rpsN gene encoding 30S ribosomal protein S14, with the protein MAKESMKAREVKRAKLVAKFAAKRAQLKADGDYEALQALPKNASPVRLHNRCSLTGRPKGYIRQFGISRIQFREMASKGLIPGVKKASW; encoded by the coding sequence ATGGCAAAAGAATCAATGAAAGCTCGCGAGGTAAAAAGAGCTAAACTGGTTGCTAAATTTGCAGCTAAAAGAGCGCAGTTGAAAGCCGATGGCGATTACGAAGCGTTACAAGCTCTACCTAAGAATGCTTCACCTGTACGTCTGCACAATCGTTGCAGCCTTACAGGTCGTCCAAAAGGGTATATTCGCCAGTTTGGAATTTCCCGTATCCAATTTAGGGAAATGGCTTCTAAGGGGTTAATACCGGGAGTTAAAAAAGCAAGTTGGTAA
- the map gene encoding type I methionyl aminopeptidase: MIFLKTDEEIELMREANRLVGMTLGEVAKHIKPGVTPAQLDKIAKEFIYDHGAIPSFLGYKGAPGTVDFPGAICASVNDQVVHGFPTDYILKDGDVISVDCGTEKNGFCGDSAYTFCVGEVAEDVKALLRTTKESLYMGIEKAVEGNRIGDIGEAVQTYCEKRGYSVVRELVGHGIGRKMHEAPEVPNYGKRGTGPLLKKGMCIAIEPMINMGSKNVVFENDGWTIRTRDRKPSAHFEHTVAIRQGKADILSTFEFVEAVLGSNAI; the protein is encoded by the coding sequence ATGATATTCCTGAAAACAGACGAAGAAATTGAATTGATGCGTGAAGCTAACCGCCTGGTGGGTATGACCCTGGGCGAGGTAGCTAAACATATTAAGCCGGGGGTAACTCCTGCTCAGTTAGATAAAATTGCTAAAGAATTTATATACGATCACGGAGCAATCCCTTCTTTCTTAGGATACAAGGGTGCTCCGGGAACCGTAGATTTTCCGGGTGCTATATGTGCTTCGGTAAACGATCAGGTGGTACACGGTTTCCCTACTGATTATATTCTTAAAGATGGAGATGTGATCTCTGTTGATTGCGGTACTGAGAAGAACGGATTTTGTGGCGATTCGGCCTATACATTTTGTGTAGGAGAAGTTGCGGAAGATGTGAAAGCTTTGTTGCGGACAACAAAAGAATCTCTTTATATGGGTATAGAAAAAGCGGTAGAAGGTAATCGTATAGGAGATATCGGTGAGGCTGTGCAGACATATTGCGAGAAACGTGGCTATTCGGTCGTTCGCGAACTGGTTGGACATGGTATAGGTCGTAAGATGCACGAAGCACCCGAGGTTCCTAACTATGGTAAACGAGGTACAGGCCCTTTGTTGAAAAAAGGTATGTGCATCGCCATAGAACCGATGATTAATATGGGAAGCAAGAATGTCGTTTTCGAAAATGATGGGTGGACTATAAGAACTCGTGACCGTAAACCTTCGGCTCACTTTGAGCATACAGTCGCTATTCGTCAGGGGAAAGCAGACATATTATCTACATTTGAATTTGTAGAAGCTGTTTTAGGAAGTAACGCAATTTAA
- the rplF gene encoding 50S ribosomal protein L6 has translation MSRIGKLPVNLPAGVTVTVGKDNVITVKGPKGELSQEINSDIKVSVEDGLLSVTRPSDDRIHRALHGLYRSLINNMVIGVSEGYRKELELVGVGYRASNADQLLELSLGFTHNIHMMLPPEVKLETKSERNKNPLIILESCDKQLIGQICAKIRSFRKPEPYKGKGIRFVGEVIRRKSGKAAGK, from the coding sequence ATGTCAAGAATAGGAAAATTACCCGTAAATCTTCCGGCCGGAGTAACAGTTACTGTTGGCAAGGATAACGTAATTACAGTAAAAGGACCTAAAGGGGAACTATCGCAAGAAATTAATTCTGATATCAAAGTCTCTGTTGAAGACGGATTGTTGTCTGTGACACGTCCTTCTGATGATAGAATTCATCGTGCGTTACATGGTCTTTACAGATCATTGATTAACAACATGGTTATTGGCGTTTCTGAAGGATATCGCAAAGAGTTGGAATTAGTAGGGGTTGGTTATCGTGCATCGAATGCAGATCAGCTTTTGGAATTATCTTTAGGATTTACACACAACATCCACATGATGTTGCCTCCTGAAGTGAAACTGGAAACTAAATCGGAGAGAAACAAAAACCCTCTAATTATACTAGAATCTTGTGATAAACAGCTGATTGGTCAGATTTGTGCAAAAATCCGCTCATTCCGTAAACCGGAACCTTACAAAGGTAAAGGTATACGCTTTGTTGGTGAGGTTATTCGTCGCAAGTCAGGTAAGGCCGCAGGTAAATAA
- the rpsM gene encoding 30S ribosomal protein S13, which translates to MAIRIVGVDLPQNKRGEIALTYIYGIGRSSANKILAEAGIDKDIKVKDWNDDQAGAVREIIAAQFKVEGDLRSEVQLNIKRLMDIGCYRGIRHRIGLPLRGQSTKNNARTRKGRKKTVANKKKATK; encoded by the coding sequence ATGGCAATAAGAATAGTTGGGGTCGATTTACCACAAAATAAGAGAGGCGAGATTGCCTTGACATACATTTATGGTATCGGACGTAGCTCTGCTAACAAAATCCTTGCTGAAGCAGGTATTGATAAAGATATCAAGGTAAAAGACTGGAACGATGATCAGGCCGGAGCTGTGCGTGAAATCATCGCTGCTCAGTTTAAAGTAGAAGGAGACTTGCGTTCGGAAGTACAGCTAAACATCAAGCGATTGATGGATATAGGTTGTTACAGAGGTATCCGTCATCGTATCGGTTTACCATTGAGAGGTCAAAGTACTAAGAACAATGCCCGTACACGTAAGGGTAGAAAGAAAACTGTTGCTAACAAGAAAAAAGCTACAAAATAA
- the rplO gene encoding 50S ribosomal protein L15 — protein MSLSNMRPAEGSTKTGKRIGRGTGSGLGGTSTRGHKGAKSRSGYSRKFGFEGGQMPIQRRLPKFGFKNINRVEYKAINLDVLQRLADAKKLTKIDVQTLIEAGFLSGNQLVKILGNGALTAKVDVEAHAFSKSAEAAIEAIGGTVTKLK, from the coding sequence ATGAGTTTATCAAATATGAGACCTGCTGAAGGATCAACTAAAACCGGAAAGAGAATCGGACGTGGTACCGGATCTGGTTTAGGTGGTACTTCCACAAGAGGTCATAAAGGAGCTAAGTCCAGATCAGGTTATTCCAGAAAGTTTGGATTCGAAGGAGGTCAGATGCCGATTCAACGTCGTTTGCCTAAATTCGGTTTCAAAAACATTAACCGTGTTGAATACAAAGCTATCAACCTGGATGTTTTACAACGTTTAGCTGATGCTAAGAAACTTACTAAGATCGATGTTCAAACATTGATCGAAGCCGGTTTCCTATCAGGTAATCAATTAGTAAAGATACTTGGAAACGGAGCCCTTACAGCTAAAGTTGATGTAGAAGCACATGCCTTCTCTAAGTCAGCAGAAGCAGCTATTGAGGCTATAGGTGGAACAGTAACAAAACTGAAGTAA
- the secY gene encoding preprotein translocase subunit SecY gives MGLVKTLENIWKIEDLRKRLLITFFFVVIYRFGVHIILPGVDPQQLANLHSMTAGGLLGILDMFSGGAFANASIFALGIMPYISASIVIQLLGIAIPYFQKLQREGESGRTKMNQYTRYLTVAILVFQGPAYLLGALGPAAPSSWDFLIPSTIILAGGSMFVLWLGERITDKGIGNGVSFIILVGIISRLPHALIGEFTSRLSNPAGGLVMFLAEIVFLLLVVCGAILLVQGTRRIPVQYAKRVVGNKQYGGARQYIPLKVNAANVMPIIFAQAIMMVPVMFAGFSTDKTGFLGSFTDHTSVVYNVVLAVLIIAFTWFYTAVTINPVQMADELKRNNGFIPGIKPGKKTADYIDSIMSRITFPGSLFLALVAIMPAFASTFGVSREFSQFFGGTSLLILVGVVLDTLQQIESHLLMRHYDGLLKSGRIKGRSGSIAAY, from the coding sequence ATGGGATTGGTAAAAACACTGGAAAATATATGGAAGATTGAGGACCTTAGAAAAAGGCTCCTCATCACCTTCTTTTTCGTAGTGATCTATCGCTTCGGAGTTCACATCATCCTTCCCGGAGTAGATCCTCAGCAGCTTGCAAACTTGCATTCGATGACTGCCGGAGGTTTGCTCGGAATATTGGATATGTTCTCGGGAGGTGCATTTGCCAATGCGTCGATCTTTGCATTAGGTATCATGCCTTATATCTCGGCATCAATCGTTATCCAATTGTTGGGTATCGCGATACCATATTTCCAAAAGTTGCAGAGAGAAGGCGAAAGCGGACGTACCAAGATGAACCAATATACACGTTATCTGACAGTGGCAATCCTTGTATTCCAAGGACCTGCATACCTGTTGGGAGCGTTAGGACCTGCAGCCCCTTCTTCATGGGATTTTCTTATTCCTTCTACAATTATTCTTGCGGGAGGTAGTATGTTTGTTCTATGGTTAGGAGAGCGTATCACAGATAAAGGTATAGGTAATGGTGTTTCTTTCATTATCCTTGTGGGTATCATATCACGTCTTCCTCATGCGCTGATCGGTGAATTTACTTCCCGATTGAGCAACCCTGCGGGAGGATTGGTTATGTTTTTGGCAGAAATAGTATTTTTGTTACTGGTTGTTTGCGGAGCAATATTACTGGTACAAGGTACTCGCCGTATACCGGTTCAATATGCTAAGAGAGTAGTGGGTAACAAACAATATGGCGGAGCTCGTCAGTATATTCCACTTAAGGTAAATGCAGCGAACGTAATGCCTATCATCTTTGCTCAGGCAATAATGATGGTGCCTGTTATGTTTGCAGGATTCTCTACCGATAAAACAGGTTTTCTAGGGTCTTTTACCGATCATACAAGTGTAGTATACAATGTTGTACTTGCCGTACTTATTATTGCTTTCACATGGTTCTATACTGCTGTTACCATCAATCCGGTGCAGATGGCAGATGAACTGAAGCGCAACAATGGTTTCATTCCGGGTATCAAACCGGGCAAAAAGACAGCAGACTATATCGACTCGATAATGTCCCGTATAACATTCCCGGGATCATTATTCTTGGCATTGGTTGCTATCATGCCTGCATTTGCAAGTACTTTTGGAGTAAGCCGTGAGTTTTCTCAATTCTTTGGGGGAACATCGTTGCTGATTCTTGTGGGAGTTGTTTTGGATACACTGCAACAAATTGAGAGCCACCTATTGATGAGACATTACGATGGCTTATTGAAATCTGGTAGAATCAAAGGACGTTCGGGTTCGATCGCAGCTTATTAA
- the ykgO gene encoding type B 50S ribosomal protein L36, whose product MKVRASIKKRTADCKIVRRKGRLYVINKKNPKFKQRQG is encoded by the coding sequence ATGAAAGTAAGAGCATCAATTAAGAAGCGTACTGCTGACTGCAAGATTGTCAGAAGAAAAGGTCGCTTATACGTGATAAACAAAAAAAATCCTAAGTTCAAACAACGTCAGGGATAA
- the infA gene encoding translation initiation factor IF-1, producing the protein MAKQSAIEQDGVIVEALSNAMFRVELENGHEITAHISGKMRMHYIKILPGDKVRVEMSPYDLTKGRISFRYK; encoded by the coding sequence ATGGCTAAACAATCGGCAATAGAACAAGACGGAGTTATAGTTGAAGCACTATCAAACGCTATGTTTCGTGTAGAACTCGAAAACGGTCACGAAATCACAGCACATATCTCAGGAAAGATGCGTATGCATTACATTAAAATACTTCCAGGAGATAAGGTACGTGTAGAGATGTCTCCTTATGATTTAACAAAAGGACGGATTTCATTCAGATACAAATAA
- a CDS encoding DNA-directed RNA polymerase subunit alpha yields MAILAFQKPDKVLMLEADDFFGKFEFRPLEPGYGITVGNALRRILLSSLEGFAITSIKIDGVEHEFATVPGVIEDVTNIILNLKQVRFKQIVEEIETEKVSITVSGTEVFKAGDIGKHLSGFEVLNPDLVICHLDKSASFQIELNINKGRGYVPADENRSLSDDVNVIAIDSIYTPIRNVKYAIENYRVEQKTDYEKLVIEIATDGSIHPKDALKEAAKILIHHFMLFSDEKILLEQNEVDGNEEFDEEILHMRQLLKTKLSDMNLSVRALNCLKSAEVETLGELVQFNKNDLLKFRNFGKKSLTELDELLDSLSLSFGMDISKYKLDKD; encoded by the coding sequence ATGGCTATATTAGCATTTCAAAAACCGGATAAAGTATTGATGTTAGAAGCGGATGATTTCTTCGGAAAATTCGAATTTCGTCCGTTAGAACCCGGGTATGGTATTACCGTGGGTAATGCTTTACGCCGTATTCTGCTTTCATCTCTTGAAGGTTTTGCTATCACTTCTATAAAAATCGACGGTGTCGAACATGAATTTGCAACCGTACCGGGTGTTATAGAAGATGTAACGAATATAATATTGAACTTGAAACAAGTTCGATTCAAGCAAATCGTAGAAGAGATTGAAACAGAAAAGGTAAGTATTACTGTCTCAGGTACCGAAGTATTCAAAGCTGGAGATATAGGGAAGCATCTGTCAGGATTTGAAGTATTAAACCCTGATCTTGTAATTTGTCACCTAGACAAAAGTGCAAGCTTCCAAATAGAATTGAATATTAACAAAGGCCGTGGGTATGTACCTGCTGATGAAAATCGTAGTCTGTCCGACGATGTTAATGTTATAGCTATCGATTCTATTTATACTCCCATCCGTAATGTAAAATATGCGATAGAAAACTATCGTGTAGAGCAGAAGACGGACTATGAGAAATTAGTAATAGAAATAGCAACCGACGGGTCTATTCATCCAAAAGATGCTTTGAAAGAAGCAGCTAAAATCCTTATCCATCACTTTATGTTGTTCTCTGACGAAAAGATTCTTCTTGAACAAAACGAAGTAGATGGTAACGAAGAGTTTGATGAAGAAATCCTGCACATGCGCCAGTTGCTTAAGACTAAGTTATCTGATATGAACCTTTCGGTTCGTGCACTTAACTGTCTGAAGTCAGCAGAAGTGGAAACACTTGGCGAATTGGTTCAGTTCAATAAGAATGACCTTCTTAAATTCAGAAACTTCGGTAAAAAATCGCTTACCGAGCTTGATGAGTTATTGGATAGCCTGAGCCTTTCATTCGGTATGGATATTTCTAAATATAAATTAGATAAAGATTAA
- the rpmD gene encoding 50S ribosomal protein L30 encodes MAKIKIKQVKSRIKCPKDQKMTLDALGLRKLNRVVEHEDTPSIRGMINKVSHLVSVVE; translated from the coding sequence ATGGCAAAAATTAAAATTAAACAAGTAAAGAGCAGAATCAAATGTCCTAAAGACCAAAAGATGACATTAGACGCTTTGGGTCTTAGAAAGTTGAATCGTGTTGTAGAGCATGAAGACACACCGTCTATCAGAGGTATGATCAACAAGGTGAGCCATCTGGTTTCTGTTGTCGAGTAA
- the rplE gene encoding 50S ribosomal protein L5: MSNTTTLKTEYKDRIVASLMTEFGYKSTMQVPVLKKIVINQGLGLAVADKKIIETAVNEISTITGQKAVATYSKKDISNFKLRRKMPIGVMVTLRNEKMYEFLERLVRVALPRIRDFKGIESKLDGRGNYTLGIEEQIIFPEINIDNISRILGMNITFVTSAKTDEEGYALLREFGLPFKNAKKELI, translated from the coding sequence ATGAGCAATACAACAACTCTTAAGACTGAATATAAAGACCGTATTGTTGCTTCTTTGATGACAGAATTCGGTTATAAGTCAACAATGCAGGTGCCTGTGTTGAAGAAAATAGTTATCAACCAAGGTCTTGGTCTTGCAGTTGCAGATAAGAAAATTATCGAAACAGCAGTTAACGAAATCTCAACTATCACAGGTCAAAAAGCTGTTGCGACATACTCTAAAAAGGATATCTCTAACTTTAAGTTGCGTCGTAAGATGCCGATTGGTGTAATGGTAACATTGCGTAACGAAAAGATGTATGAATTCCTTGAAAGACTTGTACGTGTAGCACTTCCTCGTATTCGTGACTTTAAAGGTATCGAAAGTAAGCTTGACGGACGTGGAAACTATACACTAGGTATCGAAGAGCAAATTATCTTCCCGGAAATTAATATCGACAACATTAGCCGTATTTTGGGAATGAATATTACCTTTGTAACTTCTGCAAAAACAGATGAAGAAGGTTATGCTTTACTTAGAGAGTTCGGATTACCATTTAAAAACGCAAAAAAAGAATTGATATAA
- the rplQ gene encoding 50S ribosomal protein L17, translating into MRHNKKINHLGRKSAHRNAMLSNMCTSLLLSPNKRIFTTVAKAKALRKVVEPIITKSKEDTTQSRRLVFQELQSKAAVTELFQNISQKIADRPGGYTRIIKTGNRLGDNASMCFIELVDYNENMLKEKKAASKGRTRRSKKKEDDAPAVEAKETAKKAKAEKAEKVEKAEEVEALEVAPETLPVVEETAAPEAPVAEEPKKEEE; encoded by the coding sequence ATGAGACATAATAAAAAAATTAATCATTTAGGACGTAAAAGTGCACACAGAAATGCGATGTTATCCAATATGTGTACTTCTTTGTTACTTAGTCCTAATAAGCGCATCTTTACGACTGTAGCAAAGGCGAAAGCTTTGAGAAAAGTGGTTGAGCCTATTATTACTAAGTCAAAAGAAGATACAACTCAATCGAGACGTTTGGTTTTTCAGGAACTTCAGAGCAAAGCTGCTGTGACAGAACTGTTCCAAAATATCTCGCAGAAGATAGCCGACCGTCCGGGAGGTTATACACGTATCATCAAGACAGGTAATCGTTTAGGTGACAATGCTTCAATGTGTTTTATCGAATTAGTAGACTATAACGAAAACATGTTGAAAGAGAAGAAAGCTGCATCTAAAGGTAGAACTCGTCGTTCGAAGAAAAAAGAGGATGATGCTCCTGCTGTAGAAGCTAAAGAAACTGCAAAAAAAGCGAAAGCTGAAAAAGCAGAAAAGGTAGAAAAAGCTGAAGAAGTAGAAGCTTTGGAAGTTGCGCCAGAAACTTTGCCGGTAGTTGAAGAAACTGCTGCGCCAGAAGCTCCGGTTGCAGAAGAACCTAAAAAAGAAGAAGAGTAA
- the rpsH gene encoding 30S ribosomal protein S8 — translation MTDPIADYLTRVRNAIMAGHRVVEIPASNLKREITKILMEKGYILNYKFVDEGPQGSIKIALKYDPVNKVNAIKKLIRVSSPGLRKYVGYKEMPRVLNGLGIAVVSTSKGVMTDKEARELKVGGEVMCYVY, via the coding sequence ATGACAGATCCAATAGCAGATTATTTGACGCGTGTTAGAAACGCTATCATGGCTGGACACAGAGTTGTAGAAATTCCGGCGTCAAATTTGAAGAGAGAAATTACAAAAATTCTCATGGAAAAGGGCTACATCCTTAATTATAAGTTTGTAGACGAGGGTCCTCAAGGTTCAATTAAGATTGCCTTGAAGTATGATCCGGTAAATAAAGTAAACGCGATTAAGAAATTAATCCGCGTATCGTCTCCAGGTCTACGTAAATACGTAGGGTATAAAGAAATGCCTCGTGTCCTTAACGGACTCGGTATAGCTGTAGTATCTACCTCTAAAGGAGTGATGACAGACAAGGAAGCTCGCGAACTGAAAGTTGGTGGCGAAGTAATGTGTTATGTTTATTAA
- the rplR gene encoding 50S ribosomal protein L18, translated as MVTKTERRNKIKMRVRGKIHGTSERPRLTVFRSNKQIYAQVIDDLTGKTLAAASSLKISEKAPKKEIAAKVGELIAKSAQEAGITTVVFDRNGYLYHGRIKELADAARNGGLKF; from the coding sequence ATGGTAACAAAGACAGAAAGAAGAAATAAAATAAAGATGCGTGTACGTGGCAAGATCCACGGAACAAGCGAACGTCCACGCCTGACTGTATTCAGAAGCAACAAGCAAATTTATGCGCAAGTTATCGACGATTTGACAGGTAAAACTTTGGCGGCAGCATCTTCTCTGAAAATATCAGAGAAAGCTCCTAAAAAAGAAATAGCTGCTAAAGTTGGTGAACTTATCGCTAAAAGTGCTCAAGAAGCTGGTATTACAACTGTGGTATTCGACCGTAACGGTTACCTGTATCATGGTAGAATTAAAGAATTGGCAGATGCTGCCCGTAACGGTGGACTTAAATTTTAA
- the rpsE gene encoding 30S ribosomal protein S5, which translates to MAGVNNRVKSTNDIELKDRLVAINRVTKVTKGGRTFSFAAIVVVGNEDGIVGWGLGKAGEVTTAIAKGVEAAKKNLIKVPILKGTVPHEQIARFGGSEVMLRPAAPGTGVKAGGAMRAVLESVGVTDVLAKSKGSSNPHNLVKATIEALGELRDAYTVAQNRGISMEKVFKG; encoded by the coding sequence ATGGCAGGAGTTAACAATAGAGTAAAATCGACAAACGACATCGAGCTAAAAGATAGACTAGTAGCTATCAACCGTGTTACTAAAGTAACAAAGGGAGGTCGTACATTCAGCTTTGCCGCTATCGTAGTTGTAGGTAATGAAGATGGTATCGTAGGCTGGGGCCTAGGTAAAGCGGGTGAAGTAACTACAGCCATTGCTAAAGGAGTTGAAGCTGCAAAGAAAAACCTTATCAAAGTTCCAATTCTTAAAGGAACAGTTCCTCACGAGCAAATCGCTCGTTTCGGTGGATCTGAAGTTATGCTTCGTCCTGCTGCTCCCGGTACCGGGGTTAAGGCAGGGGGTGCGATGCGTGCCGTACTTGAGAGTGTAGGAGTAACAGATGTATTGGCTAAGTCGAAAGGTTCGTCTAACCCTCACAACCTTGTGAAGGCTACTATCGAAGCTTTGGGCGAATTGAGAGATGCTTACACTGTAGCTCAGAATAGAGGTATTTCTATGGAAAAAGTGTTTAAAGGTTAA